The sequence TCATTTGGCCCTGCTAAACGTTTAGATTACGAACTAGAAATGGGTATTTATTTAGGAAAAGGTAACGATCTAGGTGATGCTATCTCAATTAAAAATGCAGAAGATCATGTGTTTGGCTTCTGTGTATTTAATGACTGGTCAGCACGTGATTTACAAGCTTGGGAATACCAACCTTTAGGCCCATTCCTTGCTAAAAACTTTGCATCTACCGTTTCTCCTTGGATTGTGACAACAGAAGCACTTGCGCCATACCGTACATCTTGGACACGTGATGAAAACGATCCACAACCACTTGAATACTTAGACTCTAAAGAAAACCGTGAACAGGGTTCTTTTGATGTCACTATGGATGTTCAAATTGAAACTGAACAAATGCGTAAAGATGGCATTGAAGCTTCTAAAGTATCAGAGTCTAGCTTTAAACATTCATATTGGACAGTAGCACAAATGGTAACTCATCATACAGTAAATGGCTGTAATTTTGTGCCTGGTGATATGTTAGGTTCTGGTACACAGTCAGGTCCTGAACATATTGAAGCAGGTTCTATGCTAGAACTTTCACGTGGTGGCAAAGAAGCAATCACTTTAAGTAATGGTGAGCAGCGTAAATTCTTAGAAGATGGCGATAAAGTGATTATGCGCGGTTGGTGTGAAGCTGATGGTTATGCTCGCATTGGTTTCGGCTCTGTTGAAGGTACACTATTACCAACTAAATAATAACTTTTAGTAATCTAAGGGTATGTTTTATTAATAGAAACATGCCCTTTTTTATTTTATTAAAATTTGGTATCGTAGAAAGATTAAGCGTTGAATAAATTAAAAGTTAAATGTTAAGCCCTTTAAAGAAAATATATAAACACTATTTACCTGAGCGTCAATTACTGATCCGACAAAACGGAGAAGTTAAATACCTTAATATCACAGGTGTAGTACAACTTTCATTGTTAAGTATCATTACTATTACATTTATTTGGTTTGTATATTCTAGTAAACAATATTTTGCTTTAAATCAAAAAATATCTAGTAGTCATAATAATTTACAACAATCTAAACAAGATTTAGATCAGCTAACAAATCAATATAAAGAAAAACACCAAACTTTAAATAAACAACTAACACAGCTTCAAGAACAGCAAGTATTTTTACAAAATATACTTGAATCATTACCCTCTGCTATAAGCCCTGAAAAAGAGGGAAATATTACACCTACTGAACATCAAGTTGATACGCAAGCTCCATCAAATGAAAGTATCTCTTTATTAGATAAAATGGATATTAGTCACAAGCAATTATCAAATATTAGATTAAAACAGCATAATGATTTAACTCAATTAGCGAAACAAGTTCAACACCGCCAAAATATTCTAGATAAAGCCCTAAATAACGCAGGTATTACTAATGAAATGATTAAATCGCATTTTGTAAATAGTACAATAGCGCAAGGCGGCCCATTATATGACCTATCAACCAAAGCGACTGATAAGCAAAAAAATGTTATTGATCAATTGATTGAACTCAAAGAATTAGAACTCGCTTTACAGAATGTGCCAGTAAAGCTGCCCGCGAAAGATTATTACATTTCAAGCTTATATGGCTACCGCAAAGATCCGATCACCAAGCGCCGCTCTATGCATAAAGGCATTGATATGGCAGGTTGGATAAAAACACAAATATTTTCGCCTGCTAAAGGCACTGTAAAACGTGCTGGTAAAAATGGTAGTTATGGTAACTTTATTGAAATTGATCATTTAAATGGGTTTTCTACTCGCTATGGCCATCTTCATAAAATAAAAGTTAAAAAAGGACAGACTGTTAGTAAAAATGATGTCATCGGCTTAATGGGCAGTACAGGCCGAAGTACAAGCACACATTTACACTATGAACTCATGTTTAATAATAAAACGGTAAATCCGTTAAAAATAACAAAGGCATTAGAAAATGTTCTCTAAAAGTAAAGACCAAACACAACCAGCTCCGCTTAATAAAAATGCAACGCCTTCAATTATTGGTGCTGATGTAGTGATTCAAGGCAATGTAATAAGCCAAGGGCTAATTCAACTTGACGGTAAAATTGAAGGTGAAATTAATATCAATAGCCTCACTATCGGAGAGCAAGGTTGGGTCGACGGTAATATTGATGCACAAGAAGTCACTGTAAAAGGTAAAGTCACTGGCTCTATTAATGCGATAAAAGTAACTTTAGAACAAACAGCTCACATCAAAGGTGATATAAACCATAAAACAATTAGCATTGAATCTGGCGCTCAAATTGATGCAAGCATCAAGCAAATTGTTGAAGATGAAAATGTCACAGATATTAAAGATAAAGCTTCAAATAATAAAAAAACCGGGTAACTTACCCGGCAAAAATTCACTCAAAATAAGCTAGCAACCAACAATTGTTAGTTTATTTTGAAAATTCTTTTTCATGTAGCCAAGCTGCATGCTTAGGCGCTTTTTTAGTCACACTCCACTCTTCTACCATAGCGGGTGCAACGCGTTTTAGTTCAGCCATTTGTTCACTTGTACCTGTAACACAAGTAAGCTCTAATCTATGCCCATTTGGAACAAAGAAATAAATAGTAACAAATGTTACTATTGATGTTTTTTCAATTTTAACGCATTTTACTTATATCAATTATTTGGAGTTTAAAAAGTGCATAAAACAGATAAGCATGAACCTCTGATCCTTAATCAATTTTTTCCATATCGCTTTGCGATGTTGCAACAAGCTATCAGTGAAAATATTGCCTGTGTTTATACTGGTGAATTTGAGTTATCTCGCCATGAATGGCGTGTTATGGCGATTTTAGGTGAGCAAACAGGCTTATCCGCCAAAAAAATCACCCTATTAACTAACTTAGAAAAAATGCAAATCAGTCGCGCCATCAACTCAATGCGCTCAAATAACTTAATAAAAGAAACTGTTAACGCTAAAGACAAACGGTTCACACAATTATATTTGACTGATAAAGGCAAAGAAATTTATCAAATATTAGTTCCTAGAGTACTTAAAAAAGAGCAAGAGTTACTTACAGTGCTATCTGATAATGAACAAAAAGATTTAAATCAACTTCTTGATAAACTGCAGCAAAATGCGACTTTACTGTTGAAATAAACTGGGCATAATAACGCTACAACATAAGGAAAAGTAAATTTATGAATAATCTGTATAAATTAATTGGTGCTAGCTTTATCTCTCTTTCACTCAGTGGCTGTTTTCAAGCCGATCCTGCAATAAAACAAACAGATGAGTTTATCGCTAAACAACAGGTAAATACTGAAGATAGTAAATGGAAAACCCAATTAACCAAACCCGAACTGGTTGAATTTACAAAAGGTAAAGATTATTTTTGGGATTTACACACCAATCAGGGTGACATCAGTATTAAATTATTACCAGATACCGCACCTATGCATGTATCAAGTACGATTTACCTTACTAAACTCGGCTTCTATGATGACTTAATTTTTCATCGCGTGATCCCTGGCTTTATGGCACAAGGAGGAGACCCTTTAGGAACTGGTCGTGGAAATCCAGGTTATAAATATGCAGGTGAATTTAGTAAAGATTCTGCAGTACACGATAAACCAGGTATTTTAAGCATGGCAAATTCAGGTCCAAATACTGACGGAAGTCAATTTTTTATTACATTTAAAGCCACACCTTTTTTAAATGGTCGCCATACTGTATTTGGTGAAGTCGTTAAGGGTTTAGATGATTCTTTACCACAAATTGAGGCTTTAGGAAGCAGAAGTGGCAGAACTAAATCTGAAGTGAAAATTATTAAAGCTGCAATCCGTGTTGAAAACAGCACATCATAGTTACATAATTTCAATATGATAAAAAATGACCAAATAAATTGGTCATTTTTTATATATTTTTAATTTAAATCTAATATAATCCCTGCCCTAGATTTATTCACACATACCATATTCTATTTATGACCGTAAAATCATTTAATACATTTAGAAGTATCCTAGTTTTAGTGTTGCTTGTCATTTTTTGTCCATTAGCAATTGATATTTATTTACCTGCTTTTGTTGAAATTGCCACCAGCTTGAATGTGCCCAATAGTGATGTAAAACTCACAATTAGCCTATTTATGGTCAGTGTAGGTATCGCGCAACTTATATTAGGTCCCTTATCTGATAAATACGGTAGAAAACCCATCGCCTTATTTGGCATAGTGATTTATACCTTTACATCATATCTAGCTTATTTAGCCAAAAATTTTGATCTGTTATTAATAGCAAGAATATTGCAAGGCATAGGTGCCAGTGCAACATTTGTATCTTGTTTTGCGATTGTCAGAGATAGCTTTAATGCGAATAAAAGTGCACAAATGATCACTTATTTAAATGGTATTGTTTGTTTTATACCTGCCTTAGCACCCATTTTAGGGAGTTGGCTCACAACAGAATTTGGTTGGCGTATAAACTTTTTATTTTTAACCGGATTCGGTCTTATTAGTTTATTGATATTTTTGACAACATATAAAGAAACAAAACCACAAGATAGCCACTATCAAGGTAATATTTTAGACTTTAGACGTTTCAAACCTATGCTCAGTAATGCGAGTTTTATGTTTAATGCCAGTATTTGTCTATTATCTATGTCCGCAATTTTAGCCTTTGTTACTTCAGCCCCTGCTTGGTTGATGACAGAGCAAGGTTTAACAATGCAAAGCTTTACCTATTGGTTTTCTGTTAATGCTTCAATAAGTATATTAGCGAGTTTTATTGCACCCATTTTAATTAAACGCAGTACAAAAAAAGCACTTACTATCGGTTTAACATTACTGGTATTAGGCGGCATATTATTAATTGCATTTTCAAACATAAAACAAGCTTGGGCATTTATGGTGCCAATATTTATTACCTCTGTAGGCTTCGCGTTTACCCTTGGCTCTTCAGCCGGCAAAGCACTTGAACCTTTTTCAAAAAAAGCAGGTACTGCCTCAGCCCTAATAGGTTTAATGCAAATGAGCGGTGCAGGCTTACTTGTAACAGTAACCCACATATTAAATCTCACTGCGCCACTTTATATTGCCTTTCATATGCTCTTATTACTGCCTATGTTGATATTATTAATTAAAGATAGTAAGCAAAAATTGCATTATGAAATGAGTTGATTTTATGTAATTATTTATTAAAACATAAAAAGAGAAGCGTATGCAGACAATAAACAAAGTATTACCCGCTAAAAAACACATCGCACTTGTTGCACACGATGGTAAAAAGCAATCTTTAGAGGGATGGTGTGTAAAACATAAAAGTCTATTAGCAGAGCATAAACTCTATGGCACAGGTACCACGGGTAATTTAATAGAACAAGCCACCCAAATACCGGTTGAAAAGCTATTAAGTGGCCCTATGGGCGGAGATCAGCAGCTAGGTGCAAAAATTGCTGAACATGAAATTCATATATTGATATTTTTTTGGGATCCACTTGCTTCACAACCACATGATCCAGATATTAAAGCATTATTAAGATTAGCTGCGGTTTGGAATATTCCGGTAGCATGTACAGAGGCAAGTGCTGACATGCTGTTATCATCGCCTTTAATGACATCAGAAATCTCTCGAGAGATCCCTGATTACCAAAATTATTTAGCGACTAGACTTAATTAATTCGCTTAGCTGAATAATTGCTTTGCCCATTTAGTTAAACCTGCAGTCACACTACCAAAGTGATCACCATTTAACATAGGTATTTCGCCTAAAGCGTGCGTTAATGCCGCTTTTATCAATGGTGATTGTGCACTGCCACCCGTTAAATATATAACATCAGGTTTGCAACCACCTTGCTTAATCGCATCAAGTACTAAACTCACCACTTGAGAGATACTAGAATCAATCGCATTAGCAAGTTCTTGTTGCACAATATTCTTACTTAATTGTGATTCTATAAAGCCTAAATCAGCTAGATGTTCATTCTTTCCCGATAAAGAAATTTTAGCGAGTTCAGCGGTTCTCACTAATTGGTGACCTTGCTTATTTTCTTGTAAAGATAGTAGCCTTCTAAATTTATTTGGCTCATTAACTTCTAGAACAAAGTCATTTAATGCTCTTTGATTTTTAGCGCTATAAAACTCACTTTGTAAAATAACATCATTAATTTTACAGGCATTCCAAAAAGGTTGGTTTGGCATAGGAATGCCCGACTTCAATTTACTTTCAGAACCAAATAATGGCATTAAACCATGATAAGCAAGGTTAATATCTAAATCGTTACCACCAACTCGCTTACCAGTATGTGCTAAAAAGTCACACTGCCTATCATTTTTATCTCGATAAGATGGTCCCATTTTCACTAAAGAACAATCGGTTGTACCACCACCAATATCAACTACCAAAACCGTTTTATCTTCTTCAAGCTTTGATTCAAAATCAATACCAGCAGCTAAAGGCTCAAAAAGGAATTCTACACTGCTAAATCCAGCTCTCATTGCTGCATTATGCAATATGGTCACAGCTTGTTGATTACTCTTTTCGCCACCTATGGCTTGAAAGTTTACAGGGCGCCCTATAACAGTATGTTTAAGTTCAGTTCCTAAGTGAGATTCAGCTCTTTGTTTTAGGGTCATGATCATGGCACAAGCGATATCTTCAAAAAAATCGAGTTGTTGTTGCTTTAAGCCTGTCGCACCAAAAAATGACTTTGGGGATTTAACAAAATGACCTTCCTCAGGGCATTCTATATATTCTGCAATCGCTTCTCTGCCTAAATAAATTTTGCATTCATCATCAGTTAAATCTAAGTTTGATTTAACCATGCCTAAAGCGTTTAGTAATGGCTGTCGCGTTTTTTGATAATCTTGTTTTAGCTCGACAGATTTAATGCCTTTATGTACTTCAGAGACGATCAAACTTGGGTGTAAAGCATATAAAGTTGAAGGTATATAATGATTATCTCCTTCTAAGGGTACTAGGCTAACCTGATTTTCTTGCCATACACCTATGGCACAATTAGAGCTACCGTAATCAAAACCTGCAAACATGAAATACAACCTAAAACTAAAAAGGCTGCGCAAAATAGCATAGCCAAGTTAGTGTAGCAATAACTATTAATATTTAGTGTCTTTAGGTGTGCGTACTCTCATATAGCTTGCAAACTTTGGCACTTTATTTTTAGTCAATCCATGATAACTAAAAGTAATCACATCCCCTATTTTGGGCGGATTTACTCTTTCTAGATCGCTAAAACCACTGCCTATTCTAAACTCTATGCCTAAGTCTGTTTTGACTAATAAAGAACCTAACATGCCTTGAAATTTACCTTTACCAGGAAGATGCGCAATAACGGTCGCTTCAGCATCCATAAAAGGCTTTAACTTTATTAAATTATTACCCCTACCTGAGCGGAATATGGCTTTTTTATAATGTAGTATTAAGCCTTCAGCGCCTTTTGCAACGTATCCATCTAATATGTGATTTAACCCCTCATTAGTACTTATCTCAAATTGCTTCACTGCCACAACATGCTTAAGCGCTAAATTCTTGATCTGTTTTTTATAGTTTTGGTATCTTAAATAAAAAGGCGTGTTTTTATCAGGGGCATCAAACACCATATATTTGATTTTATGCCAATTAAAATCTGCTTGTTTTTTACGTACCGTAGAAGAAATAAACTCAAACTCTCCTCTGGCTGACCATAACTCACCATCTAGCCACATATCTGGTAATTTGGCTGTAAACCAATCTGGTGCATATATTTTATTGCCATCCCGTGTCTTCAGTACTTTTCCATTCCAAATAGCACGAATACCGTCATACTTCTCACTTATAAAATAATCTTTAACATTGATAGCTTGATGGTACTTCATTGCCAATTGCACTGAAGGTTTGATTTTTTCAGTAGCGTAAC is a genomic window of Pseudoalteromonas sp. '520P1 No. 423' containing:
- the fahA gene encoding fumarylacetoacetase codes for the protein MSLINETHDIKLASWVSSANDATTDFPIQNLPFAVFRRKDSNEEFRGGVAIGSQVLDLSVVANANIFTGLAQEAVVAANAAALNEFMGMGIEYWSALRLALSKALRAGSEHQATLETSLISQADIEFSMPCHIGDYTDFYTSIYHATAVGSLFRPDNPLLPNYKWVPIGYHGRASSIDVSGQEFHRPKGQTKAPDADVPSFGPAKRLDYELEMGIYLGKGNDLGDAISIKNAEDHVFGFCVFNDWSARDLQAWEYQPLGPFLAKNFASTVSPWIVTTEALAPYRTSWTRDENDPQPLEYLDSKENREQGSFDVTMDVQIETEQMRKDGIEASKVSESSFKHSYWTVAQMVTHHTVNGCNFVPGDMLGSGTQSGPEHIEAGSMLELSRGGKEAITLSNGEQRKFLEDGDKVIMRGWCEADGYARIGFGSVEGTLLPTK
- a CDS encoding methylglyoxal synthase; the protein is MQTINKVLPAKKHIALVAHDGKKQSLEGWCVKHKSLLAEHKLYGTGTTGNLIEQATQIPVEKLLSGPMGGDQQLGAKIAEHEIHILIFFWDPLASQPHDPDIKALLRLAAVWNIPVACTEASADMLLSSPLMTSEISREIPDYQNYLATRLN
- a CDS encoding multidrug effflux MFS transporter; this translates as MTVKSFNTFRSILVLVLLVIFCPLAIDIYLPAFVEIATSLNVPNSDVKLTISLFMVSVGIAQLILGPLSDKYGRKPIALFGIVIYTFTSYLAYLAKNFDLLLIARILQGIGASATFVSCFAIVRDSFNANKSAQMITYLNGIVCFIPALAPILGSWLTTEFGWRINFLFLTGFGLISLLIFLTTYKETKPQDSHYQGNILDFRRFKPMLSNASFMFNASICLLSMSAILAFVTSAPAWLMTEQGLTMQSFTYWFSVNASISILASFIAPILIKRSTKKALTIGLTLLVLGGILLIAFSNIKQAWAFMVPIFITSVGFAFTLGSSAGKALEPFSKKAGTASALIGLMQMSGAGLLVTVTHILNLTAPLYIAFHMLLLLPMLILLIKDSKQKLHYEMS
- the yegD gene encoding molecular chaperone, which encodes MFAGFDYGSSNCAIGVWQENQVSLVPLEGDNHYIPSTLYALHPSLIVSEVHKGIKSVELKQDYQKTRQPLLNALGMVKSNLDLTDDECKIYLGREAIAEYIECPEEGHFVKSPKSFFGATGLKQQQLDFFEDIACAMIMTLKQRAESHLGTELKHTVIGRPVNFQAIGGEKSNQQAVTILHNAAMRAGFSSVEFLFEPLAAGIDFESKLEEDKTVLVVDIGGGTTDCSLVKMGPSYRDKNDRQCDFLAHTGKRVGGNDLDINLAYHGLMPLFGSESKLKSGIPMPNQPFWNACKINDVILQSEFYSAKNQRALNDFVLEVNEPNKFRRLLSLQENKQGHQLVRTAELAKISLSGKNEHLADLGFIESQLSKNIVQQELANAIDSSISQVVSLVLDAIKQGGCKPDVIYLTGGSAQSPLIKAALTHALGEIPMLNGDHFGSVTAGLTKWAKQLFS
- a CDS encoding peptidylprolyl isomerase, with product MNNLYKLIGASFISLSLSGCFQADPAIKQTDEFIAKQQVNTEDSKWKTQLTKPELVEFTKGKDYFWDLHTNQGDISIKLLPDTAPMHVSSTIYLTKLGFYDDLIFHRVIPGFMAQGGDPLGTGRGNPGYKYAGEFSKDSAVHDKPGILSMANSGPNTDGSQFFITFKATPFLNGRHTVFGEVVKGLDDSLPQIEALGSRSGRTKSEVKIIKAAIRVENSTS
- a CDS encoding MarR family winged helix-turn-helix transcriptional regulator, which encodes MHKTDKHEPLILNQFFPYRFAMLQQAISENIACVYTGEFELSRHEWRVMAILGEQTGLSAKKITLLTNLEKMQISRAINSMRSNNLIKETVNAKDKRFTQLYLTDKGKEIYQILVPRVLKKEQELLTVLSDNEQKDLNQLLDKLQQNATLLLK
- a CDS encoding polymer-forming cytoskeletal protein, whose protein sequence is MFSKSKDQTQPAPLNKNATPSIIGADVVIQGNVISQGLIQLDGKIEGEININSLTIGEQGWVDGNIDAQEVTVKGKVTGSINAIKVTLEQTAHIKGDINHKTISIESGAQIDASIKQIVEDENVTDIKDKASNNKKTG
- a CDS encoding DNA ligase, translating into MFKFISVLLLLTIIFSPLSYATEKIKPSVQLAMKYHQAINVKDYFISEKYDGIRAIWNGKVLKTRDGNKIYAPDWFTAKLPDMWLDGELWSARGEFEFISSTVRKKQADFNWHKIKYMVFDAPDKNTPFYLRYQNYKKQIKNLALKHVVAVKQFEISTNEGLNHILDGYVAKGAEGLILHYKKAIFRSGRGNNLIKLKPFMDAEATVIAHLPGKGKFQGMLGSLLVKTDLGIEFRIGSGFSDLERVNPPKIGDVITFSYHGLTKNKVPKFASYMRVRTPKDTKY
- a CDS encoding M23 family metallopeptidase, with the translated sequence MLSPLKKIYKHYLPERQLLIRQNGEVKYLNITGVVQLSLLSIITITFIWFVYSSKQYFALNQKISSSHNNLQQSKQDLDQLTNQYKEKHQTLNKQLTQLQEQQVFLQNILESLPSAISPEKEGNITPTEHQVDTQAPSNESISLLDKMDISHKQLSNIRLKQHNDLTQLAKQVQHRQNILDKALNNAGITNEMIKSHFVNSTIAQGGPLYDLSTKATDKQKNVIDQLIELKELELALQNVPVKLPAKDYYISSLYGYRKDPITKRRSMHKGIDMAGWIKTQIFSPAKGTVKRAGKNGSYGNFIEIDHLNGFSTRYGHLHKIKVKKGQTVSKNDVIGLMGSTGRSTSTHLHYELMFNNKTVNPLKITKALENVL